A stretch of the Brachyhypopomus gauderio isolate BG-103 unplaced genomic scaffold, BGAUD_0.2 sc156, whole genome shotgun sequence genome encodes the following:
- the LOC143500560 gene encoding histone H3: MARTKQTARKSTGGKAPRKQLATKAARKSAPATGGVKKPHRYRPGTVALREIRRYQKSTELLIRKLPFQRLVREIAQDFKTDLRFQSSAVMALQEASEAYLVGLFEDTNLCAIHAKRVTIMPKDIQLARRIRGERA, from the coding sequence ATGGCACGAACCAAGCAGACCGCCCGTAAATCCACCGGTGGCAAAGCCCCGAGGAAGCAGCTCGCCACTAAGGCTGCTCGCAAGAGCGCGCCGGCCACTGGCGGCGTGAAGAAGCCTCATCGTTACAGGCCCGGTACTGTCGCTCTGAGGGAGATTCGTCGTTATCAGAAATCTACTGAGCTGCTGATCCGTAAGCTGCCTTTCCAGCGCCTGGTGAGAGAAATCGCTCAGGACTTCAAGACCGATCTCCGCTTCCAGAGCTCCGCTGTCATGGCCTTGCAGGAGGCTAGTGAGGCATACCTGGTTGGTCTGTTCGAGGACACTAACTTGTGCGCCATCCACGCCAAGAGAGTCACCATCATGCCCAAAGACATCCAGCTGGCCCGTCGCATTCGCGGAGAGCGTGCTTAA
- the LOC143500533 gene encoding histone H2A-like, whose translation MSGRGKTGGKARAKAKTRSSRAGLQFPVGRVHRLLRKGNYAERVGAGAPVYLAAVLEYLTAEILELAGNAARDNKKTRIIPRHLQLAVRNDEELNKLLGGVTIAQGGVLPNIQAVLLPKKTEKTVKSK comes from the coding sequence ATGAGTGGCAGAGGCAAGACCGGTGGTAAGGCTAGGGCCAAGGCCAAGACTCGTTCGTCTCGCGCCGGACTACAGTTTCCTGTGGGCCGTGTACACAGGCTTTTGCGCAAGGGTAACTACGCCGAGCGCGTCGGTGCCGGTGCTCCCGTCTACTTGGCTGCCGTGTTGGAGTATCTAACTGCTGAGATTCTCGAGTTGGCAGGCAACGCCGCCCGCGACAACAAGAAGACTCGTATCATTCCTCGTCACCTGCAGCTCGCCGTGCGTAACGACGAGGAGTTGAACAAGCTGTTGGGAGGAGTGACCATCGCTCAGGGTGGCGTGCTGCCCAACATTCAGGCTGTTTTGCTGCCCAAAAAGACCGAGAAGACCGTTAAATCCAAGTAA